The Candidatus Nitrosocosmicus franklandus genome contains a region encoding:
- a CDS encoding N,N-dimethylformamidase beta subunit family domain-containing protein — MHSFQRKKTFNVFNSLIVAFVLFSVVQMLSILNPNTAFSSHLPESSTSHNEKKRIALIENTFTYAAYQNGSFYNFYDLHSPEMYTREGQGLNTTITENLYLLKDRPIPQGPFPFYLHPEYKDIPYITYAYLILDLVHKNNQSIVNLTDADVDQGKIFFADGENAYDVLILLHNEYVSQKEYDNLKRFVANGGTILFTEGNVLYAEVDYNSTTNTISLVKGHDWEFDGKSARNSINERWLKENKEWMGSNFLDYSSSKPLHFGFNPFNYTHYEEQYLTNPNATILIDYEAYGFPEEYENATIATYYMDYGLGRVIHLSLWGHTIDENPIFVEYFEKILLPLALGKNVTEENKHFTDERKLHLGNSTDTAS, encoded by the coding sequence ATGCATTCATTTCAAAGGAAAAAAACCTTCAATGTGTTTAATTCTCTGATTGTTGCATTTGTGCTTTTCTCAGTCGTTCAAATGTTAAGTATACTGAACCCAAATACTGCATTTTCGTCACATCTTCCAGAATCCTCGACTTCCCATAATGAAAAAAAAAGAATTGCACTAATAGAGAATACTTTTACATATGCCGCATATCAAAATGGATCATTCTATAATTTCTATGACTTGCATAGTCCCGAAATGTACACCCGTGAGGGTCAAGGACTTAATACAACCATAACAGAAAATTTGTATTTATTAAAAGATCGGCCTATTCCCCAGGGACCGTTTCCATTTTATCTCCATCCCGAGTATAAAGATATTCCCTATATTACATACGCCTACCTCATCCTAGACCTAGTCCATAAAAACAACCAATCCATTGTTAATCTTACCGATGCTGATGTAGACCAAGGCAAGATTTTCTTTGCAGATGGTGAAAATGCATACGACGTATTAATTCTCCTTCATAATGAATATGTATCTCAAAAAGAATATGACAATCTCAAAAGATTTGTAGCCAATGGCGGGACTATACTATTTACGGAAGGAAATGTTTTGTATGCAGAGGTTGACTACAACAGTACAACTAATACCATATCGCTAGTAAAGGGACATGATTGGGAATTCGACGGAAAATCCGCAAGAAATAGTATTAATGAAAGATGGCTTAAAGAAAATAAAGAATGGATGGGCAGTAATTTCCTAGATTATTCTTCTTCCAAGCCATTGCATTTTGGATTCAATCCATTTAACTATACTCATTATGAGGAACAATACCTAACAAACCCAAATGCTACAATACTTATAGATTATGAAGCATATGGTTTCCCTGAAGAGTACGAAAATGCTACAATAGCTACTTATTATATGGATTACGGATTGGGTAGAGTAATTCATTTATCCCTTTGGGGTCACACAATAGACGAGAATCCAATATTTGTTGAGTATTTTGAGAAGATTTTGCTGCCATTGGCACTAGGCAAAAATGTAACGGAAGAAAACAAACACTTTACAGATGAAAGAAAATTGCACTTAGGAAATTCTACTGACACCGCGAGCTAA
- a CDS encoding N,N-dimethylformamidase beta subunit family domain-containing protein: MSFSNKVLLSSFIFISITVFAIFQLSTIPIISASLENYGVDTNVSSSSDNKKVALVLPSFTWAAYQTGSFYDFYALYSYIQFANREVNITITNNTHLLKDRPIPEGPFVYYTDLEEEPYTPYINFINLAKDLYREHGINPTNLTDADVDQGKIFNADGTNAYDILFLFHNEYVTQAEYDNLKKFVTNGGTIVFGDGNVLYAEVAYNQDNNTISLVSGHNWNFDQKNTAWKGPAERWLDETREWVGSNFLDIPANYPLRFNNNPFNYTHSEENYVANPNVKILIDYELDNVPRYSGQYLGAKVATYEMDYGKGKVIHLGLWGHMLALNEDFAEYLNNVIIPLSLNKTS, from the coding sequence TTGAGTTTTTCTAATAAAGTACTATTATCTTCATTTATTTTTATATCTATCACTGTCTTTGCTATCTTCCAATTATCAACAATTCCTATTATATCAGCTAGCTTGGAAAACTACGGTGTTGACACCAACGTATCAAGCAGCTCAGATAACAAAAAAGTTGCGCTAGTGTTACCATCTTTTACTTGGGCAGCATATCAAACCGGGTCCTTCTACGATTTTTATGCATTATATAGCTACATCCAATTTGCCAACAGAGAAGTTAACATCACAATCACAAATAACACACATCTACTAAAGGATAGACCTATTCCTGAAGGACCCTTTGTCTATTATACCGATCTCGAAGAAGAACCATACACCCCTTACATCAATTTTATAAATCTTGCAAAAGACCTTTACAGAGAACATGGTATTAATCCCACTAATCTCACAGATGCAGATGTGGATCAAGGCAAGATCTTTAACGCAGACGGTACTAACGCGTACGACATCTTATTTCTCTTTCATAACGAGTATGTAACCCAAGCTGAATACGATAATTTGAAAAAATTCGTCACCAATGGTGGGACCATAGTATTTGGGGATGGAAATGTATTATATGCAGAAGTTGCCTATAACCAAGACAACAATACAATATCACTTGTGAGCGGGCATAATTGGAATTTTGATCAAAAGAATACTGCGTGGAAAGGTCCAGCCGAAAGATGGTTGGATGAAACAAGAGAGTGGGTCGGAAGCAATTTCCTAGATATCCCTGCAAACTACCCATTGAGATTTAATAACAATCCATTTAACTATACCCATTCAGAGGAAAATTATGTTGCCAACCCGAATGTAAAGATATTAATAGACTATGAGCTTGACAACGTCCCTAGGTACTCTGGCCAGTATCTAGGTGCTAAAGTGGCAACTTATGAAATGGACTACGGGAAAGGGAAAGTCATTCATTTGGGCTTATGGGGTCATATGTTGGCACTAAATGAAGATTTTGCAGAATATCTAAATAATGTAATTATACCACTGTCACTTAATAAGACGTCATGA
- a CDS encoding CBS domain-containing protein, producing the protein MISQEVSRQLYSHLKDVRGQVIEDLMEKATLVKEDIHVSKIIGIMLKDNSHEVFVQHPDKTIICLNMRDTLVARDINTMKASTIGKRIPSLTSKESIGNAARIMSLHRLRALPIVDGKNHEVIGQLSSKRILQYIFETFVKKKINFDKRIIASDLMTPELVTIGPEDKVATARNIMVKDMIDHLPIVEQTKDGKNMVIGILTSSDILKTLMPSDRIARDALISDHEQHRLELAARGLADKNLITISPNETINSVIDLMLKSNSTYALVKSMDSVLGIITFRDVIALLGEQVESEIPAYIIGLPEDPFEAELVKSKFTNTIKLLYKIFPEIVEARCKIKIKDVTGERKRYEISANIISPYRRYTYTSKNEYDIARIFDEMSDSFKNQISRKKSSDKQRESVRFSPKE; encoded by the coding sequence ATGATTTCACAAGAGGTAAGCAGGCAATTATATAGCCACCTGAAGGATGTCCGTGGTCAAGTAATTGAAGATCTAATGGAGAAAGCAACACTGGTCAAAGAAGACATTCATGTATCTAAAATCATCGGTATTATGCTCAAAGATAATTCGCATGAGGTTTTTGTTCAACATCCTGATAAGACAATAATTTGTCTCAACATGAGAGATACTTTAGTTGCTAGAGACATTAATACTATGAAAGCATCAACAATTGGAAAGAGAATACCGAGTCTAACTTCTAAAGAGTCCATTGGAAATGCTGCAAGAATAATGAGTCTCCATAGATTACGGGCCTTGCCTATTGTAGACGGAAAAAATCATGAAGTCATAGGACAATTATCATCTAAGAGAATTTTGCAGTATATCTTTGAAACCTTTGTAAAAAAGAAAATAAACTTTGATAAGAGAATAATAGCTTCAGACCTGATGACTCCCGAACTGGTAACAATCGGTCCAGAGGATAAAGTTGCAACTGCAAGAAACATCATGGTAAAAGACATGATCGATCATTTACCCATTGTAGAACAAACGAAAGATGGCAAGAATATGGTTATTGGAATTCTTACGTCAAGTGATATATTAAAGACCTTGATGCCTTCTGATAGAATAGCAAGAGACGCCCTTATATCAGATCATGAACAACATAGACTAGAACTTGCTGCTAGAGGATTAGCAGATAAAAACCTAATAACTATCAGTCCAAATGAAACAATTAATTCAGTTATTGACCTTATGCTAAAATCGAACTCAACCTATGCATTAGTCAAATCAATGGACAGTGTTTTGGGCATAATTACTTTTAGAGATGTAATTGCTCTTCTTGGTGAGCAAGTTGAGAGTGAGATTCCTGCATACATAATAGGTCTGCCAGAAGATCCTTTTGAAGCAGAATTGGTTAAATCAAAATTCACAAATACGATCAAATTACTGTATAAAATCTTCCCAGAGATTGTCGAGGCAAGATGCAAGATCAAGATTAAAGATGTTACCGGTGAACGTAAAAGATATGAAATATCTGCTAATATAATTTCACCATATAGAAGATATACCTATACATCCAAGAATGAGTACGATATTGCAAGGATCTTTGACGAAATGAGTGACAGTTTTAAGAATCAGATTTCGCGTAAAAAGTCGTCAGATAAGCAAAGAGAATCGGTAAGGTTTTCACCCAAGGAATAA
- the trxA gene encoding thioredoxin, with protein sequence MQNWDEELAKLMEKRLKQYQNIVETRNTQGNTPSAFDTSINTPITLTDYNFDEMTRKYSTLVVDFWAPWCGPCRMVSPIIDQLAFELCGKVVFGKLNVDENPTVASLFGIQSIPTLIIFKNGIAVDGILGAASKAQILATISKYN encoded by the coding sequence ATGCAAAATTGGGATGAAGAATTAGCAAAATTAATGGAAAAAAGGCTCAAACAATATCAGAACATCGTTGAAACAAGAAATACTCAGGGCAATACTCCTTCTGCTTTTGATACTTCTATCAATACTCCTATTACTTTAACAGATTATAATTTTGATGAAATGACTAGAAAGTATAGCACTTTGGTTGTTGATTTTTGGGCACCTTGGTGTGGACCGTGTAGAATGGTCTCACCCATCATTGATCAACTAGCCTTTGAACTTTGTGGAAAAGTTGTATTTGGAAAACTAAATGTTGATGAGAACCCTACTGTTGCTAGTTTATTTGGCATTCAAAGTATTCCTACACTTATAATATTTAAGAACGGAATAGCAGTGGATGGGATCCTAGGCGCAGCTTCCAAAGCGCAAATACTGGCCACTATCTCGAAGTATAATTAG